TGCCCGGCCCTGGCCGCTCAGAGTTGGAGCGCCCGTACCGGCGACCTCGATGCGAGCCTGCAGGTTGTCGAGCGCGACCGTGCCGGCCTGGAGCAGGGAATCGCGCGGGGTCAGCGTCACGTCGAGCTGATAACTCGGCTGCTCGTCGAAGGGCCGGACTTCGCCTTTGCCGCGCAGGTCGACCCAGGGTGCCCAGCCGCTCTGCACCTTGAGCCGGCCGCGGCCCTGCTCGAAGGCGCCGGAGAGGCGCGTCGGTACCAGACGGCCCTCACCTACCACAACGCCATCGGCGTCCAGTTCGAACGGACCCGATACGACGGTGAGTGAGTCGCCGGAGAGGTCGAAGCTCAGCTGGGCATTGATCGAGCCGGCTGCCGCATCGTTGCTCCAAAGCGAGGCGTCGAGGCCGTCGACACGCAACGTCGACCGGTAGCGGACGCCGCCGGTGGTTCGTGGTGTCAGTGCGCCGTCGACTGTGAGGGTGGCGCCGTCGAAGCTCCGGCCAGATCCGGTCAGGGTCAGCAGGTTCGCGGTCCCGGTAACGCGAAGATCGAGGCGGAGGCTGCCGGGCACATCGAACCCGGGTACCAAAGCGCCGATATCGCGGAAGTCGAGCGGTGCGGCGGCAAGCCGGAAGTCGACCGCGTCCGCCCGGCGAGGGTCGGCGTCTGGCAGGCGAAGGTCTCCAGCTGCGGACAGATCAGTCGAGTCTGAGCGAACGGACAATCCGCTGACGCTCAGTCGATCCGATCCGAGGTACAGCTTCGCGGAGACGGTCGCCGGCGTGGGGCGACCGGGTGGGGTCAACTGCGCACCGAGCGTGTCGAGGCTCAGCACGGGGAGACCGTCTCCCGAGCGGAAGTCGCGCATTGCCAGGATCAGGCTGTCGACCCGGAGCGTCGAGTCGCCCAGGTAGCGCGCCTCCAGCCGGCTTCCGATCACGTCGAGGCGCTCGATGGCGATCTCGAACGGGTCGCTCGCGGTTTCCTGCGGGGTGGTATCCGGGGTCTGGAACGGCGCGGTCAGGTCCCACCCGGACGGTCCCAGCTCCCGGGCGACGACGCTGGCGTTGACGACCCGGACCTCGCCCAGGTGGAGCCTTCGAGTCAACAGCGGCAGCAGGGACAGGCGCAGTCGAACCGAGTCGATCTCGACCATCGCGGTGCTGTCGGCCCGGACCAACCGGAGGTCGGCAACGCTGACACGGCTGATGCCGGAAATCGAGGCGCGGCCGATTTCGAGCCGGGCGTCAGGCCAGGGTTGGAGCCAGTTTGCCACGCGCCGCAGGGCCCCGGTGGCGATCCCGTCGTGCTGAAGCAGCAACACGGCCAGGGCGAGGGTCCCGATCAGAGTGAGCAGAGTTCGAGCAACGATGCGCGGTGCCCTGCGGCTGTTCCAAGTGCTCAAACCTGCCCTCCGTCCAAATGGTTGCCTCGTGTCAGGCTACTAGATGGTGGACGAACTTCGGTCCGATGGGATGCACCGCGACCCGGCAGGACGCCTCGAAGCGCTCCGCTGCGGCCTCGCAGCCGTTCGACTGATTGCCGGGCACGCTGCTGCTCACGAGAGTACGGTTCTCCGCCGGAATGGCGTCCAGGCGGGCAGGGCACGAGGTCCGGTGATCCGTAGCGTCGAAATGAGAGTGCCGGTAGCTTCTTGGTCAAGACCTTCGACGAGGCCAGGGCGATGAAATCCCATGATCAGCTCACCATAGTACGGAACCGTCACCGGGCCCGGGAGCTCCGGCTGTTCCGTGATCTGGTGGAGCGATATTTCGCCCAGTCCGAATGTGACGAGAACGGCGTGCCAATGGATTGGGAAGGGGCCGTCGGTGCCCGGTCCCGGATCAACCAGATGCTGCCTCGGATGCTGCAGGTCATTCGGGCGGCGGGGTTAGCGGGGTCCACCGGTACGCCTGGCCAGACTGATCCGGGCGTGCCACTGGGCCGGCTCGAGGTGCTGCAGCAGATCTTCACCGCCCGCTACGCCGAAGGTCTCGAGCAGGAGATCCTCGATGTCATCGACATGGCCATTGGTGTTTACGAAAGCGACCGCTACATGGCGCTGATCCGAACCGTCAACCCGCTGCACTATGCGGCGACGGCGCTCGGTTTCGTTGCGCGGTTGCCGCGCCGCATGCTGGCGGCGCTGGGCCTTTGGCGCTCGCCCAGGTCCACCCGGTTGAGCGCTGCCGATCTGGCCCGGCTCGAGTCAGCAGCCGCTCGGGTCATGAAGGCCGAAGATCTGATCGACAGTCGTCTCGGGGCGCTGCAGGACCGCCAGGGAATTCACCAGGCCGAGCAGGCTCGGCAGTTGGCCGAGCTGGCTGAGCGCCTGGATTTCGCGGAGCGGATGCTGGCGCAGCAGGGGCCTGTCAGGCGGATTGGGGCACCGGAGCGGGGCCTCAAGACGCCGGTGTAGCTGTCGACTCGCGGCGCTGAAACCTCCCATGGGGGAGGAATCGTACGTCGTGGCCATGTCCGCCACCTCCGCTGCCCCGGTCCCTGGCGCTGGACTTCGGGGCCTTGCCCGCCGCCACCCCATTGCACTCTACCTCTCGATCGTGTTCGGCCTGGGCTATCCGCTCATGCTGGTGCCTGTCCTTGCCGATCGCGGTGTCGTTCCCGGCGCATCCTGGCCGGCAGCCGTCGGGCTCGACCTCGAAAAGGCGGCCGCGCTGCTGATGGTCCTGCTGGCCTTGTTTCCGGCAGCGCTCATTGTGTCAGGGCTCGAAGGGGGGCGGCCGGCAGTTGCTGCACTGCTGCGGCGGCTGGTAACCTGGCGGGTTGGCGTCGGTTGGTGGGCATTGGTGGTGCTGGCCCTGCCGGCTGCCACGATCGGGATTGCCGCGCTGCTCGGCGACACGGTCCGGGCGCCGACCCTGCCCATGCTTGGCAAGGAACTGTCGGGAATAGCCTTCGGGTTGCTGCTCGTCAACCTCTGGGAGGAAGCCTCCTGGGCGGGGTTTCTCCAGACGCGTCTCGAACGACGGTACAGCCTCTACACGGCAGCTGCGCTGACTGCAGTTCCATTTGCGGCCATCCACTTACCGCTGCAGTTGCTCAATGGCACCCCCTCGGCGGGGGCGCTGGCTGCCCACTTCCTGCTGCTGTCGGTGCTCGGGATCCTGATCCGCTCGTACCTTGGCCTCGTGATGCGCGGGGCGCGCGACAGCCTTCTGGCGGTTGGGCTTGCGCATACGATGTTCAACCGTTCGATCAACAACGAGGGCATTGCTGCGACGCTGCTGGAGGGCGGCAACCGCTCGACGGCGGCGTTGCTTGCCACGCTGCTGGTCACCGTTGCGCTTGGAATCATTGCGCGGAGCCGCTCTGGGACAACGGAGCGGCTCCGCCTCGACGCCATCACGAGTGCGAGTGGCCGTCGCTCCGATGGTGCGCACAGGTCACATTCGGATTGAACTGCGCGAAGGTACCGTTGGGGTTTTCGCGGTGAACCCAGACATGGCGATCATAG
This window of the Gemmatimonadales bacterium genome carries:
- a CDS encoding CPBP family intramembrane metalloprotease, whose protein sequence is MGEESYVVAMSATSAAPVPGAGLRGLARRHPIALYLSIVFGLGYPLMLVPVLADRGVVPGASWPAAVGLDLEKAAALLMVLLALFPAALIVSGLEGGRPAVAALLRRLVTWRVGVGWWALVVLALPAATIGIAALLGDTVRAPTLPMLGKELSGIAFGLLLVNLWEEASWAGFLQTRLERRYSLYTAAALTAVPFAAIHLPLQLLNGTPSAGALAAHFLLLSVLGILIRSYLGLVMRGARDSLLAVGLAHTMFNRSINNEGIAATLLEGGNRSTAALLATLLVTVALGIIARSRSGTTERLRLDAITSASGRRSDGAHRSHSD